The nucleotide sequence TGAAGTTCAATCATTCAcataaaacttatttttttgCTCCCCAAAAGTGCTCATCatattttttcgatttttctacatattttttgtacaaTTGGAGTGTTTGTGCCCAAATTAATTGCCTTTGCCTCTGACGACCATTATTTCAGAGTATTTCAGTTCCGAAAAGTAATATCCAGTAGGGAGTCATGTTTCAAGCTCGTGCCCCGCGATTATCCGGTGGAGATAACGAAGAAAGAAATCGGTGCGGAAAGCACGCTGATAGAGGGCCAATTTAAGACGCCCATGGAGCTGCACATGCCCGGAGTTGTGCCCGAGGAGTCGCAGCAGGCGCACTTTCAGCTCTTGATCCCCAATAAGTGGAAAAACGAAAAGCACAAGCCCATATGCATTCATCTGGCCGGAACGGGTGATCATGTGAGTACCATCGAGCGAGATCCGTCGTCCAAATTCCGAGATTAATGTCTGTTTACTTTCAATAGAGGCCAGACGCCAGGCCTATCTATCAGCATTTAGCTAAAAGTGGGTCCCACCAAAATAGATATTGTTTTACTTTTACCAAGCCAGTTTTAGAGCCCAACTTTAcctttatatttaatttgttttccatGATTTTCAAGCCCATTTGTTCGTAATTTGCTCAACTCTTTCGATACCCACATagaaaacaattttgtttggGACCATTTTCAGCCATAAGTTCATAATAGTACATTAAAACGCACATATTTAAATggcaaattttcaaatattgcAGTTCTTTTGGCGTAGACGAAATTTCATTGCGAAACCTCTGCTAAAGGACGCCAATATAGGATCCATAATACTGGAGAATCCTTTCTATGGCTTAAGAAAACCAAACAACCAAACGTAAGTCTGAATAGTTTAGATGTATTttatgtataataataataatacattaaTTATTTTAGGCGTTCCAACCTGCACAATGTGTCTGATATCTTTGTGATGGGCGGCTGCCTCATCCTGGAATGCCTGGTTCTCTTTCACTGGTGCGAAAGGAATGGCTTTGGACCACTAGGCGTCACAGGATTGTCAATGGGCGGTCATGTGAGTTTAAATTGATTAATAACCATTAAGGGGATTGTCAACAATAATCCTTTTCGTTTAGATGGCATCACTGGCCGCTacaaattggccaaaaccacTGGTACTTGTGCCATGTCTATCCTGGTCCACCGCCTCCGCTGTTTTTACAACTGTAGGTGCTGCTATAGCATGGaatatcaaattgaaattgcattaTTCCATGTGTTACAGGGTGTCATGAGCCAGTCCATCAACTGGGATATGTTGGAAACGCAGTATTTCTCGGATGGACAGTACAGAGAACGGCTATCCAAAATGGTTACTGTGATCGATGATGCGTTTTCCGCGGGCCAAAGCTTCATACAGAACTTTAATCAATCCCTGCAAGAGCTGAAGGAGGATATCAGCGATACGAGAAAGATCCACGCAACCGAAAACAGTAACACATGTGGGGATAAGTACGAGACGCAGGGCATTTGCCCCCAAGAAGACAGTTCCATATTCCTATCCAAGTCCTTGAAGAACACCAAACTTGACTCCGAGAATCTGACCATTGATGCCAAGGACGCGCTTAGCCAAAAGGTGGCCATCGAAACGGAGGAAACATCGAAGGATTCAGGCTCAACGTTGACCAACCTCATGAAATTCATTCTGCCCCTGTCTGCGCAGAGCAAAACCGATAAAATAGACATAACCAAGACGAACTGGTGGGAACGTGAGGCGTTGCAGTTCATGCGCGGCATGATGGACGAGTGCACCCACCTGAAGAACTTTTCGGTTCCCTTCGACACCTCCCTGATAATTGCGGTATGTGCCAAAGATGATGCCTATGTGCCGCGGGAGGGGTGTTCCAGTCTGGAGGAAATATGGCCAGGAGCAGAAGTACGTTACTTGGATGCCGGCCATGTGAGCGCCTACGTTCTGCATCAGAAGCTATTTAGGTGGGCATAAAGTTttctttataaatttaaataaaattataatagatcACTTTTCTTTTCAGATCCTGCATTATTGAGGCTTTCGAGCGGGCAAAGAAAATCTATGAGAATGACGTGGGCGAGGGCCTGAAATGTGATATAACCTATGAGCAGTTGATAAAGAGATATGACAAAAATATTCAGTAAATATAAGTTAGCATATCAAAACATAATGATGAATATGTTGCCATTTAAAGAAAAGTCTAGTAAATTGTACATAATTAGGTATTTTACTTGGGAAGGAGTACAGTTTTCTTGATTTGGAATGGAAACTGGTTCCccatatattttctaatttatatTACCACGCCCACCAAAACGACCACAATCgacaataaatataaacgCCAGTGAGCTAGTGAGCTATCTAAAAAAATAGTCTTTTCTTCTTTCGTACCAGCTGAGTAAGGGGTATCCTATAGCCGGGAAACTGAAATAAAGCGTTCCCTcctttttaatatatatgtaaattattaaaaaaaaaaaaacattttaaaaaagtgCCGGTAAAAGCAAAGCTTTATTCATTTGGAGTTCAGAACTTTTCGTTCTCGAAGCTTGGTCACACTGGTGcatagcttttgtttttgttgactgaaataaataaagaaattgcAATATAATGGATCCAGTAGTACTTGTTTTATCTTATGGAGCAGTTCCTGCACTGGAAATAGTCGAAAGTAAGATTAGTTACTTGAAAAAGTACAGAGTGTTCTTCAAAGGCCCTATTTTTGTTGTCCCAGTATTTTCACGTTGTTGCagctttgtttatttgaaatttatgagTAATACAGGcgaattaaatgtttttattctGTTGGTATGAATACAGCATACTAATCATACAATGCATTTTTATAAGAGTATAAAggattgttaaaaaaaaaacccattcATAAATACGTTTACTACTACGTTTATACGTTCCATTTTGTTGCAGATATTTTATCTGAAGTGAATCAATCGAAGGAATCAACATCAACGGAGTGCTCACTTAATTGTTATAAGTGCATCATTAAAACCAAGTACTATAACACTTCTATCAACTTAATTCCATTTTCTGGAAAACTGGAAGCTGTGCCGGAGAAAATTCTTCAAGCAACCGAGGCGTTGATTATTTACTTTGATTCACAAGACGTAAGTGTTTATAAAAGCAATAATAGTATATCTATTATATTACAATTACTTGCAGACCTCCTTTATCGACACTATTCCCAAGACGTTAGCGAAGAATGAACAGATTCAGCTGGGCTTTCTGCTAACCTCTTCCACTTCAGAAGAAGGTGGATTGTCCTTTGGAGAAATTAAGGAGAAAacgaatttcctttttgacATCATAACATTGAGAAGCAATGTTGAGAGTGACCCAGATGAAGCTGAAAAGGACTACGAGGAAGTTGTGGAGGGTTTGAAAAACGTAGTTTGGTCCAATGTCAAGTTTGGTTCTGGTTAGTGCCCAGGATTTGAGTTGAGAAACCAATAATCCATTTCGTCCTATTGATTTGCAGATCACAAGGAGGAAATCAGTGCCGACGAGCTGGATAGTCAGCTGAAGGACTTTGAAAACTTACTCCTCACGGCGCAAAATCTACGTAACGATACGAGTCTCACTCGGGAACAATTTCTGGATCGGGCTGAGCAGTTTGCAGGCATAGTTTCCTCGATTTTAAATGACAATGATAGCGACTAACTGATACTCAGTTATCGTAGGCAAACTAATCGTACTGTTTGTTATCAATAATAAATGTTAAGCTGATTCCACTGTAATGTGCTATATCTGGTCCGTATTTTTGGTTTAGTTTTGAAGGTTTAAATACAAACAGGATtatgttaaatatatttggtttattattaaaagcggtacatattttttgaaataacAAGGTATAAAACGTTGTTTATTTGCTAATGTATGCTTGAGAGCTTATGTATATTAAggaatgaataaataaagtgTGTGTTTGCTGTTAGCTTTCAATCATAAACTTAAAGATTCCGTTGTGGGCGATgaacaaataatatttttatggtTTCGCATTCTTCTGCAAGAATAAATGGGAATGATtaatttaagttaattaagttaagtGATTCGATTTTGAAACTCACCTCCTCAGAGAAATCCAAATCCTCTTTAATTGCCTTCGATCGTCGCTTTTCGTTTGACGTTAGCAATTGTGAGAGCTTCGTTTGTTTAGCTAGATCGTAGGCTTCTTTTTTACTCCGCATTGCACAGTCTTCCAGGGTTTCGGCCGCTTCAAACATGCCTTGACGTCGGTAAAGTGCTCCCAGATTTTTTAGAGTGGTTGTGACCGTGGGCGAATCCACTTTAGCGGCCTTATGCCAACCGCCGTACTCGCCATATGGAGTGTTCTCCCTGTTATCGAATTTGTGCTCCTCACGCTCCTCAGCCACCTGAAAATTGTAGTAAGAAAAGGAACTTTTGAGTATTTACCAGGCATAACAGCACAACAACACAACATTACCTGCCAAATGGGCTTGTTTTTGCTGTCGATGGCTCCAAACTCACGTTCGTGGGCTCGCGTCAAGACCTGCTTATAGAGGATTTCAGCTTCGGTGTATCTACCTTGCTTCAGATAGCAGCCGGCCAGATTATTCTTTGTCTTGGCCACGTTGGGATCATCGGGACCCAACTTTGATTCGTAGATGTCGAGAGCTCGCTGGTAGTACTTCTCAACCTCGTCGTATTTGCCCTGATTCTGGCAGAGCAGGGCGAGATTGTTAAGTTGCTTGGCAACATCGGGATGATCCTTTCCCAGGACTTTCTCTCGGATCTCCAAGGCACGCTTGCACAGTGGCTCGGCATCTTTGTACTTGCCACGTTTGCCATAGAGGACGGCCAAGTTGTTCAACGTGGCCGCCACGGCTGGATGGTTCTCGCCCAGTGTCTTTCCTCGAATCGACAGAGCGTCGTTGAGTAAATTGGCGGCCTCCTTATACTTGTTCTGTATGGCACGAGATGTTGTTAATTAACGATTGTATAAATTAAGTTAATCAAAGCGTAGACGCACCTGATCGCGGTACACGAGAGCCAAAATGTTCAGCATGGTTGCTACATCGGGATGGTCGTGACCACTTGTCCTTTCGAGATCTTCCAATGCTTGCTTGCAGAGGGGAACGGCTACCTCGTATCTAGAAATATATTAGGCTATTATAGTTAATGATGAATTGATAGATAACGATGTTGTAGGTAAGGGGTTTCTTTAGTGCTCAcgagtaaaataaaatgcatggATGATGACTTACCTTCCCTGCGATGCATACTGAATGACCAGGTTGTGCAGAGTACGGAGACGCGCTGGAATCTCGTAGCCGGAAGTCTGGTTGGCGAACTGGCTGGGCGGAGTGGGCGACATGTTGTGTCTGTCCTCGTTTTCCTCGTCCGGGAATAGCTCGACCACGGGATCGGTGCGGGACTTGTCGCAAGCGTCGTCCTGCTCCTGATTCTCGTCGTACTTCTTCACGGACGCCATGAACTCCAGGTGCTTCTTCTCCTCCTCTAGTTGGGCCACCAGCTGCTCGGATGCCTGGAACTTTTGCTGAGTGTTGGCCAGCTCGTCGCGAAGCCAGGCGTTCTCCTGGTGGAGGCGGCGCACCTGTGTCTTAAGCTTGTGCTTCTCGGCCTCGATGTTCTGCAGATGGGATGTCAGGGCCATCATCACCTGGGCCTCGCTGAGGCCCAGTTCGATGTTCTCGATGTTCTTTCGCAGCATGTCCGACTTTTCATTGTCCTTCTGCACCTCGGCGATTCCGTTCATAATCGAAACATGCTCCACTCGCAAGGCTTCGAGGCCTTGAAGGACTGTTTTCGTATTGGTTATGATTTCGTCCTGCGACATTTGCGTCATTTTGCCGATTTTCTCAATTTTCTGTCTACAAAACACATACAAAATACAGATTAGTAAGTGCTCCTACAACCCTCTGACATCTGAAAGTGTAACAACATGAATGAtatcaaaattaaaaggtGTTAATCGAGGTATTTGATGTGTTTTACATCCTGTATGATTTGATAGCTTTGGAGACAATCATTTTAACCGTATATTAAACGATTCTAGCTGCGTTAATCAATAcgatgaaaaagaaaattcgcaGTGCGCATGCACGTTAAAAAAGGTGGTTGATAATCGAAAATGCCCGCGCTATTACATTCGCTGTAACAATAACTTTTAGAAACTACAGAAACTATTAAAAGTAAGGGATCAACTTTCTGGATTAAGTTAACTTCAATTTACTtttaagccaaacaaattcCAGTTCATTCAATTATGTTTTCTAATTGGAAACTAATGGTGGAAGCATATTCGATTTATATCGAATACTGTGCTTTGAAaactttcttttatttattatttatcaaCATTGCCGGTGTGATTTACATAAACATGACACTTCGTTAAAAAGTGTTTAAGGCCATTTAGTTCGTTTATTATGGTTATAATTATGGGCGAAAGTTAATTACACTTGGCGTCatgcaataaacaaaaaacgaatGGCAAAAGTAGCTGCTTACATcaactaaaataaattgtatagtTTTTTAGAGACCGAAGCTATTAGTACCCTaacatattcaaaattatAGTTTTCTTTAGTCATTTGCCTTTCGAATCGGAAATCTAGATTGCGTAAAATGAGATTGTAAGTTGATTTTCGAGAAAATAGCTTTATTCTTAATCAAGATCGCCAAATATTGTGATTGGAATAGTCagattataaatattgcaaatgGGGTTACAACACCCCAGCTCACTAATTCCAGTGTATTAAAAAGTGAGTCACTTTTTGTACATAATATCTATGAACACTTAAACATAAAAGTTAGTGGCATTAAGAGATTGTATTTAGTATTTATCATGCTAAACGATTACTTAGGCCTTAGGCCTCCATTTGTGTTTACTTTGCCACACGAGCTGCCGCCGAGCACTTTTCCAACTAGACTTGATTATTTATGTAAAACGAATCATATTTTCCAGTAAAAAACTTTTCTTCAAGTGGCAGTCACTTATATTTATGTgcaacatatgtacatacacagaTAAGCTCAAGTagatgtgtttgtgtgtgggtgaaTGGATTTTGTCGTTCGAAATCCAGTTGGAAATGATTATGCAAGTTATCGCGCAGTGCATTCAAATATTGTAACTTATTACCAGCGGTTTTGCTCTGCAAACTCCTCAAATAAGCGAAATAGTGCGTAGATTTGCTATAAAAATATCTTACACTGCAAAACTTCTAAAATAAAACTGAGTGTGACCGTAGCCGGGGCGTTGAATTGTGTTTGACAAGCTAGGATTTTCTTCAACTGTGCAGTAGTGGTCACACTGTCGGGAGGAGAACGCAGTGGAATCGAAACACTAActaaagaaatgaaaattcctGAAAAAATCGGGTAGACTAACAATAAGACTTCGTATAATAGCTAAGATGTAGTATAAATAAAGTAGTAGTTAAAAGTAATAATGCGCAACATGCTATTTGTAAGCATCTATAACATGTTGGAGGTCAACAAACGCACATACCTTGGTGGAGCAGGTATTGATTTAgttcaataaaaaatttaatttttggaaCTAATTAAAGGTGTATCTTGAAATTTGTAcacataatatataaattaatttgttgttaacTTAATGGATTTGAAAACATCGTTATTATATTAGCAAGCTGGCATATTTTTGTATTCACGATACGGTCGCACTATtctttttgtaataaattttgcaaGACTTTTTCAAGTCTCCGTTTTTGTtctatattttaatttttaccgTCTAAAACTGAACAAAAGAGTATGCCACCCCCAAGACCGAAGGGGATAGGATTTAATACAGGAGCTACCCAACCCAGATCGAACTCAAACACGCCAATGTCGGAGAGGCAGCAAATGGCTCTGCTCATCCAAATGACAGCCAACTCGTCGACAGgtaaataagcaaaataattaagtgAATGTCTACTTTTCACATGATTCAAGTGGATTTTATAGTTCAGTCACAAAGCTTAGAACTTTTGCTCGTCGgcttgaatttcaatttacatCGTGGGTACTTCGCTGCGTACATACTTACACGCATATACATCTATGCATGTACATatctacgtatgtacatacataaatgtATCTGAGAGTCAGGAATAATGTAAAAGTATCCGAGAAACTGGTTTCGATTGCGGATAAATTGTCATTTAACTGATTCAAATGAAGATACCAATTATTATTGAAGAAATATGTGTAAAGATGTCAAAAAAACCCTGTCTCTTATCCGAGCTAATACTTTAGAAaccaaaattaaaaacaactCATTTAACGATGCTTAAGTTCTTAGTTTTCACACAAAATCATTTTAGTTGGTTTTCCTTCAAACATAACTACAAATTCCACCCGAAAAGATATCCGATAGACAATAAGCTTTCATTTTACTTCCTACATGATCTTCCAAACTAAATCACACAGCCGTCAAATGTAATGTATAAGATTCTCGTTCTTGCAGATTCATCCCGCACCACCTTAAAGAAGAATGAATGCAAGAAAGGAGACGCAGAGACTGACGAGGGCAGCCTGAATGAGAAGCAAGAGGTCCTGGACACGAAAGACAAATCTTCAGCGGAGGAGAGCAGCAACGATGGTAAATCCAGCGATACGAATCATCAGGGAACTTCGGCTGCCAAGCGCTGCTACTCAGACATAGAGGAGGACTACGAGGAATCTGGCGAGGACgtaaagaaaaagaagcgcaAGGATTCGGAGCATGGAAAGGACGTGAAGGGGGCCTCCCTGAAGCTCACATCGCGCGTGGAGAAAAGCTCCAAGCTAGCTGCAACGAAGGGATCCCCGTCAGGAAACAAAAGCAGCGCTTCCAATGCCGAAAAGGAGCCGGCGGAGACTAGTAAGAATGTAGATATTGAGAACGAAACGGAGTGCAGCGATGATTACAAGAGTAACGACAGCCTATACAACGGAGGACTCAAAGTGCCGCCATTAAAAATTGTGATTCCGCAGCAGAACTGCTCAATCGACACTGAGGGCAATGTGCTTCGAACTGGCAAGGTGACTGCCTCTCGCAATGCCGCCCTGCCGTATGTGGTCAGCTCCAATAGCGATTCCATTGACACCGTCATAACCAATCAATCTATTAGCCCGCACGAAAGTCCACAGAAGAGCAATAGCATTTGCTCCACAGCCCTCGATGACAAGAATATAAAGCTCTTCAATGACGAAAAGAACCTGAGGGTCCTGCGAAGCTCTCATCGCACTGGAGTGACCAGTGTGGAGCGCAGTTCCAATAACTCCTCCCCGCAAATGCAGAGCAGCTCTCCATCGCCAGCGTCATCGAATCATGCCAACGATCCTGCAGATGTGAAGCTCTCCTATAGCAACATGACATCTAGTCCGATCCCGCAGGGCCACCAGTTTGACCAGGAGGCAATCACCAATGTTCCAAGCCCGTCGACGTCGTCGACATCCTCGTCCAAGGACATAAATCCCTCGAACGTGGAACTCCATCCACGGAAGCGAAAGATTCGACCGAAAAACACCGACGACAGTTCGAAGAACTCAAATGCGGCGGATTCCGGTGTCAACTCCGAAGAATCTCACCCCCATGACCATCCCTTCACCAATGGCTTCCAGATGTTCTTGAGCATCCGTCGTCAGATCGAAAAGAAGTGGAAGAGCTTGTATCCGGTGAAGCCAAGACCTCCGCAAGGTTACAACGAGTATCTGCTGACAAAGAAATCCTACTTATTAAGACGCAATGCGACGATCTCAGTTCCGGATATTCCACGCACTGTTCCGCAGGCCATGGAGAGGATCTATCAGGATCAGGAGAAGGCCAGGCGAGATCTGATCGAAGCGCACACCGTGGAGCGGGAGAAACTATGCATGAACGTTGAGCAGGAGATAATACGCGTTCACTCGAAGGCGGCCAGGAGCATATCTGGACAGCCGGCGCCCTATTCCGTTTGCACGTATTTGAAGGACGACGAGGTCTACAACATGATCACACCGGAGCAGGATGAAAAGGAAAAGAGTGCTCGTTGCCGCTTTAATGGACGTTTGCTCCTCAGCTGGCTGCAAGATGTTGATGACAAGTGGGAGAAAATTAAGGTATGCTGACcctaaacaaaatatttttcgttGTAAATCTTAATTGTTGTTACCTTTGAAGGAGTCCATGGTGTTGCGGCATCATAACGAGGCGGAAAGTCTGCACGCCGTGCAGGTGATGGATTGGAATATATTTGCAAAACGAAATAGGCTATGTGACAACCCGATTGAAGTTAATTTGGAGCACGTTCCGATCGTTTCAGTTGGTGACGACTTTGACACATTGCCAACATAACTGACgcattgaaattaataaatttttacaAGATTATAAACACAGGAATGTGTTTCTTCGAAAGATTTGTGAACTAGAGATACTTTCAAAGCccattttatttaacttaacATTTACGTGAAAAAtcgatttgtttttaatgtgCACTTAAGTtgtcaaaaatatttcttgCATAATTAACCATGTCCTGTAAATAAAGTAGGTATGAAATTTGATACATAACAAtagatatataaaataatcttACTTCACACGTTTCCGactgtttgtttttggaaaTAATTTGTTGAAGCTTCGATAGGATTTCCTCTCGTTTTTCCGTAGAGAGTTTTAACTCCGATTCCCGCGAAAGAGATGAAAGTGCAAAAAGCGTAGTTTCTTGTTTGATATCAAAGTCATCAACGGGCTTAAGGTTTTCCACTAGCACAGGAAACACTTCTTCCTTCACAAAATCATCTGATGGGAATACAAATAATTAGGATTTCAAACACTGGGTTATAATTACTACTTCAATTTACCTCTGACAGACTTCTCGATTGAAGTTAACGATGCAATTAGAAAAGCAGTCTTCACGTAGACATTTGTATTTGTGGATTTCAGACAGGGTATCAAGGACCTGATCCCCTTTATGCGCTTAAACTCGTCGTATCCAGGCTGAAAGTTCCTTATCAGCGATGATATCGCATACAAGGAGCACCGCACGGTATTCGGATTCGAATGGCTCAAGTTCTTTGCAAGTGCAGGCAAAAACTTATCGTTTATGAGGGCGTTCTGACAAAATACATTATTCTGGGCCACTTCAGCGACAGTATTGAGTGCCGATTCTCGCACTTCGCTATCCGAATGTGTTATGTAGCGGAGTAGAGTTGCAGTTCCTCCTAGCTTCACCAGCGTTATGGCATTGTCGATGTCATCGATGTGGCTCCTTATGACATCCAGACTCTCGATTTGGTCGTCCGTGCTGGATTCTTCGCTGTTCAAGATCACCAAAGCTGCTTTCAGGGCCGCTGCAGCATCCACTGTCATGGCATTTAGGGCATTTGCCAAAAACTGAGCTctctgaaaaataaaatattttatatattgtagCTCCAAGTAACTAGTCAATAACTAATGTTATACTTTGTTATATCAAAAAGAGCTTTCATACTACTGTACAAAGTGCCAGAAAAGTAATTTCCAAACAAATTTGGCTTTCAATAGAAGTTCCATTTGGAGGAGCACATGGCCAAATACATAGGTTCTAGATGATTCGATTGACTCACTGCTTAGGACACACTTGTGAATTATTCAGAAAGTATAACTACTTGAGGTGTTTTAAAGCCTAACACAATAACTATtctaaatatttgtaaaattctCTCAATTTGAGCTGTTTACATACCTCAGGATCGGGAGTTTCCAACTTTGGGGCTGCTTCTGGATTTGGATCGTGGTGTTGCACCGTATATTTCAGAACATTCtaagaaaaatatacattttattgaaGTTCACTAGATACTCTACCCAAATTACTTGCCTGCAAGCTTAGGGCTCCTCTTGGCACGTTTGGATCGGTCATTTTGGGAAATAGACTCTGTAGCAATCacaataaaatttttgtttttaacaataattaGTGATGGAATTTCAAGAATATCGCACAAGACCGATATCCGATACCAATCTGATTGATAGCTACATCGGCAAAACatcatttacatatatttcaaaCTTAAGCAACACCCGAAATTAGGACTGATATATATTATCTTATTAACTACTTcccatttaaattatttatgaaataaataaaccaaagaaaCCACTTGTTTATTCAACTACAATCCAATCCCACAAC is from Drosophila melanogaster chromosome 3L and encodes:
- the CG10973 gene encoding uncharacterized protein, which gives rise to MTDPNVPRGALSLQNVLKYTVQHHDPNPEAAPKLETPDPERAQFLANALNAMTVDAAAALKAALVILNSEESSTDDQIESLDVIRSHIDDIDNAITLVKLGGTATLLRYITHSDSEVRESALNTVAEVAQNNVFCQNALINDKFLPALAKNLSHSNPNTVRCSLYAISSLIRNFQPGYDEFKRIKGIRSLIPCLKSTNTNVYVKTAFLIASLTSIEKSVRDDFVKEEVFPVLVENLKPVDDFDIKQETTLFALSSLSRESELKLSTEKREEILSKLQQIISKNKQSETCEDMVNYARNIFDNLSAH
- the CG10984 gene encoding uncharacterized protein, isoform C; this encodes MPPPRPKGIGFNTGATQPRSNSNTPMSERQQMALLIQMTANSSTDSSRTTLKKNECKKGDAETDEGSLNEKQEVLDTKDKSSAEESSNDGKSSDTNHQGTSAAKRCYSDIEEDYEESGEDVKKKKRKDSEHGKDVKGASLKLTSRVEKSSKLAATKGSPSGNKSSASNAEKEPAETSKNVDIENETECSDDYKSNDSLYNGGLKVPPLKIVIPQQNCSIDTEGNVLRTGKVTASRNAALPYVVSSNSDSIDTVITNQSISPHESPQKSNSICSTALDDKNIKLFNDEKNLRVLRSSHRTGVTSVERSSNNSSPQMQSSSPSPASSNHANDPADVKLSYSNMTSSPIPQGHQFDQEAITNVPSPSTSSTSSSKDINPSNVELHPRKRKIRPKNTDDSSKNSNAADSGVNSEESHPHDHPFTNGFQMFLSIRRQIEKKWKSLYPVKPRPPQGYNEYLLTKKSYLLRRNATISVPDIPRTVPQAMERIYQDQEKARRDLIEAHTVEREKLCMNVEQEIIRVHSKAARSISGQPAPYSVCTYLKDDEVYNMITPEQDEKEKSARCRFNGRLLLSWLQDVDDKWEKIKESMVLRHHNEAESLHAVQVMDWNIFAKRNRLCDNPIEVNLEHVPIVSVGDDFDTLPT
- the CG10984 gene encoding uncharacterized protein, isoform B; its protein translation is MPPPRPKGIGFNTGATQPRSNSNTPMSERQQMALLIQMTANSSTVQSQSLELLLVGLNFNLHHSSRTTLKKNECKKGDAETDEGSLNEKQEVLDTKDKSSAEESSNDGKSSDTNHQGTSAAKRCYSDIEEDYEESGEDVKKKKRKDSEHGKDVKGASLKLTSRVEKSSKLAATKGSPSGNKSSASNAEKEPAETSKNVDIENETECSDDYKSNDSLYNGGLKVPPLKIVIPQQNCSIDTEGNVLRTGKVTASRNAALPYVVSSNSDSIDTVITNQSISPHESPQKSNSICSTALDDKNIKLFNDEKNLRVLRSSHRTGVTSVERSSNNSSPQMQSSSPSPASSNHANDPADVKLSYSNMTSSPIPQGHQFDQEAITNVPSPSTSSTSSSKDINPSNVELHPRKRKIRPKNTDDSSKNSNAADSGVNSEESHPHDHPFTNGFQMFLSIRRQIEKKWKSLYPVKPRPPQGYNEYLLTKKSYLLRRNATISVPDIPRTVPQAMERIYQDQEKARRDLIEAHTVEREKLCMNVEQEIIRVHSKAARSISGQPAPYSVCTYLKDDEVYNMITPEQDEKEKSARCRFNGRLLLSWLQDVDDKWEKIKESMVLRHHNEAESLHAVQVMDWNIFAKRNRLCDNPIEVNLEHVPIVSVGDDFDTLPT